From Amycolatopsis sp. cg9, one genomic window encodes:
- a CDS encoding pentapeptide repeat-containing protein, with translation MPRQAGGMMALGGLSLLAAVSVLLGWPDWAALGRWARPHAVALVLLAVAVACVAVGTRLLRGGRAPSARMPVMSWWFVAGAAIVVIVVAWGATSWLLGEASAAKDVGAARVDAIKTGLGIGAGTTGIFALLLAVRRQWHSEVDATEKNLTELYTKAADQLGSEQAPVRMAGLYALERLAHGNPGQRQSIVNVICAYLRMPYTLPDDQPPEADTDEARVLLAEHRERTQEREVRLAAQRILTDHLNPNRPEAFWADIDLDLSNAHLIDFTLDNARTGKARFDRATFSGSASFSEATFSDIATFDRATFSGVARFERATFCSAAWFTRATFSAALFNRATFSETAWFDYATFSSAASFARATFSDATWFDYVTFSGTAGFGGVTFDGITSFERTTSEGAPFNPVPIEASQS, from the coding sequence GTGCCGCGGCAGGCCGGTGGAATGATGGCGTTGGGTGGGCTGTCGTTGCTGGCGGCGGTGTCGGTGCTGCTGGGGTGGCCGGACTGGGCGGCGCTGGGGCGATGGGCCCGGCCGCACGCGGTAGCGCTGGTGCTGCTGGCAGTCGCGGTGGCGTGCGTTGCCGTGGGGACCCGGTTGTTGCGGGGCGGCCGGGCGCCGTCGGCGCGGATGCCGGTGATGAGCTGGTGGTTCGTGGCCGGCGCGGCCATCGTCGTCATCGTGGTGGCGTGGGGTGCGACGAGCTGGCTGCTGGGCGAGGCCTCGGCGGCGAAGGACGTCGGGGCTGCCCGGGTGGATGCGATCAAGACCGGGCTTGGGATCGGCGCGGGCACCACGGGCATCTTCGCGTTGCTGCTTGCCGTGCGGCGGCAGTGGCACAGCGAGGTCGACGCGACCGAGAAGAACCTCACCGAGCTCTACACCAAGGCCGCCGACCAGCTCGGCTCGGAGCAGGCCCCGGTTCGCATGGCCGGGCTCTACGCGCTGGAACGCCTCGCCCACGGCAACCCCGGCCAGCGCCAGAGCATCGTCAACGTCATCTGCGCCTACCTGCGCATGCCCTACACCTTGCCCGACGATCAGCCACCCGAGGCTGACACCGACGAAGCTCGCGTGCTCCTCGCCGAACACCGGGAACGGACCCAAGAACGCGAAGTCCGCCTCGCCGCCCAGCGCATCCTCACCGACCATCTCAACCCAAACCGTCCCGAGGCCTTCTGGGCGGACATCGATCTCGACCTCTCCAACGCCCATCTGATCGACTTCACCCTCGATAACGCACGGACAGGGAAAGCCCGATTCGACCGCGCGACCTTCTCCGGCTCAGCTTCGTTCAGCGAGGCGACCTTCTCCGACATCGCCACGTTCGACCGCGCGACCTTTTCCGGCGTTGCCAGGTTTGAACGCGCGACCTTCTGCAGCGCTGCCTGGTTCACTCGCGCGACCTTCTCCGCCGCCTTATTCAACCGCGCGACCTTCTCCGAGACCGCCTGGTTCGACTATGCGACCTTTTCCAGCGCCGCCTCCTTCGCCCGCGCGACCTTCTCCGATGCCACCTGGTTCGACTATGTGACTTTCTCCGGCACCGCCGGGTTCGGCGGCGTGACCTTCGATGGCATCACTTCATTCGAACGCACGACGAGCGAGGGCGCGCCGTTCAACCCTGTCCCCATCGAGGCGTCACAGTCTTGA